Proteins from a genomic interval of Actinoalloteichus hymeniacidonis:
- a CDS encoding LmrA/YxaF family transcription factor codes for METLGRTPDIQRACAAALENWQRIVAERLLADGFEAVDADELACTVINTIEGAEVTAQVARDDRALRIAGRHLSRLIRSSR; via the coding sequence TTGGAGACCCTCGGCCGGACGCCCGATATCCAGCGCGCATGTGCGGCGGCGCTGGAGAACTGGCAGCGCATCGTCGCCGAGCGTCTACTCGCCGACGGATTCGAGGCGGTCGATGCCGACGAGCTGGCCTGCACCGTGATCAACACCATCGAGGGTGCCGAGGTCACGGCCCAGGTGGCCAGGGACGACCGGGCGCTGCGGATCGCGGGCCGGCACCTGTCCCGGCTGATCCGTTCCTCCCGGTAG
- a CDS encoding GNAT family N-acetyltransferase has protein sequence MYAPTTPLPELIRRWQAGWGTARGLAAAVEARGGLHVVHGEPDRHTESIALHAEEDLDSVRSLAEATAAASVPTWCTVPTRHPEVVATILTEAGLVLGTGIETLMTAELESTAPLPAPDPYRATFAVRPTDGVPVIEATVRHPSRTIAARGLMAVHGSDAVAHSIETRPAHRRRGLASVVMSTLIAEAVRLGATTGLLVASSDGERLYSALGWSAVATVLVASTPPKHRRAGAPGAARP, from the coding sequence ATGTACGCACCGACGACTCCGCTGCCCGAACTGATCCGCCGCTGGCAGGCGGGCTGGGGAACGGCACGCGGATTGGCCGCCGCCGTGGAAGCGCGCGGCGGCCTGCACGTCGTGCACGGCGAGCCGGATCGGCACACCGAGAGCATCGCCCTGCACGCCGAGGAGGACCTCGATTCCGTCCGATCCCTGGCCGAAGCGACCGCAGCAGCGTCGGTGCCGACCTGGTGCACCGTGCCGACCCGGCATCCCGAGGTGGTCGCCACGATCCTCACCGAGGCCGGACTCGTCCTCGGCACGGGCATCGAGACCCTGATGACCGCCGAGTTGGAGTCGACCGCACCGCTGCCCGCACCGGATCCGTACCGCGCGACCTTCGCGGTCCGGCCCACCGATGGCGTGCCGGTGATCGAGGCGACCGTGCGCCACCCGTCCAGGACGATCGCCGCCCGAGGCTTGATGGCGGTGCACGGCAGCGACGCCGTGGCCCATTCCATCGAGACCAGGCCCGCGCACCGGCGGCGGGGCCTGGCCTCGGTGGTGATGAGCACGCTGATCGCCGAGGCGGTACGGCTGGGCGCCACCACCGGCTTACTCGTCGCCAGCTCCGATGGTGAACGGCTCTACTCGGCCCTGGGCTGGTCGGCGGTGGCGACGGTGCTGGTCGCGAGCACACCGCCGAAGCACCGACGCGCGGGGGCGCCGGGCGCGGCGCGGCCCTGA